One genomic window of Candidatus Binatia bacterium includes the following:
- a CDS encoding CoA transferase: MSAPPLRGLKCLDLSRQLPGPFCSMLLADLGVDVLTICAPNDPLGIGIPLIQRNKRSMTLNLKTAEGREIFLRLAREADIVLEGFRPGVTQRLGIDYATLSTINPRLIYCSISGYGQDGPYRDKVGHDLNYLGYAGVLSVSGAAGQPPTILPVQVADIGGGALMGTVGILAALLARQQTGKGQYVDISMLDGSVVWNVFHILMFLVKGTQPERGRTQLTGYYPCYAVYQTKDDKYVTVGALEPHFWANLCNKLGLSEFIPDQFAEGQRREEIFNALRQRFREKTRDEWLRELGDVDICFGPVNDIEEALNDPQVRHRGVVEYTDGKLLLACPIKLSDTPPRQPQMPPSFGSHTSEVLSSLGFNPEEIERLRRDGVV, encoded by the coding sequence ATGAGTGCGCCACCGCTGAGAGGCCTGAAGTGTTTGGACTTATCCCGCCAACTTCCTGGGCCCTTTTGTTCTATGCTGTTGGCGGATCTCGGGGTCGATGTGCTGACCATCTGTGCCCCGAACGACCCTCTCGGAATTGGGATCCCGCTAATTCAGCGGAACAAGCGGAGTATGACCTTGAACTTGAAGACGGCCGAGGGGAGGGAGATTTTCCTGCGGCTGGCCCGCGAGGCTGATATTGTCCTCGAGGGGTTTCGTCCTGGCGTCACCCAACGGCTCGGGATCGATTACGCAACGCTATCAACCATCAACCCACGGCTAATTTATTGTTCGATCTCCGGGTACGGTCAGGACGGACCGTACCGAGATAAGGTCGGCCACGATCTCAACTACCTTGGCTACGCCGGAGTCCTAAGTGTATCCGGGGCTGCGGGTCAACCGCCAACGATTCTGCCAGTTCAAGTAGCCGACATTGGCGGCGGGGCCCTCATGGGCACTGTCGGTATTTTGGCCGCCCTGCTGGCGAGACAACAGACAGGTAAAGGGCAGTATGTCGATATCTCGATGCTCGATGGGAGCGTGGTGTGGAACGTTTTCCACATTTTGATGTTTCTCGTGAAAGGCACGCAACCAGAGCGAGGCCGAACGCAACTCACGGGCTACTATCCCTGTTACGCGGTGTATCAAACGAAAGACGACAAGTACGTCACCGTCGGTGCACTTGAGCCGCACTTCTGGGCAAACTTGTGCAACAAGCTGGGTCTCAGCGAGTTCATTCCGGACCAGTTTGCCGAAGGGCAACGGAGAGAGGAGATCTTCAATGCTCTGCGCCAGCGCTTTCGCGAGAAGACGAGAGACGAGTGGCTGCGCGAACTCGGCGATGTGGATATTTGCTTCGGACCCGTGAACGACATTGAAGAGGCGTTGAACGATCCCCAAGTTCGCCACCGAGGCGTCGTGGAATACACGGATGGTAAGTTGCTTCTCGCCTGTCCGATCAAACTGTCGGACACGCCGCCGCGTCAGCCCCAAATGCCACCCTCTTTTGGAAGCCACACCTCAGAAGTTTTGAGCTCTCTGGGTTTCAACCCTGAGGAGATCGAACGGCTGCGAAGAGACGGCGTCGTGTAA
- the queG gene encoding tRNA epoxyqueuosine(34) reductase QueG yields the protein MSWRVEGETIRLLAKEVGFPVCRIAEASHAPHAGAFEAWLERGAHAGMSYLERTRIQRINPQEVMQGARSVIVLGWPYKLGFGGLPTWREELRGRIAAYALGPDYHAVLQSRLQALCAKIHSRWPEAACYASVDSGPVLERDWGWASGLGWFGKNTNILHRDFGSALFLAVILTDLEIEPDLPSVARCGRCIRCLPACPTGALDEQYHLDSRLCISYWTIEHRGPIPRVMRSKLGEWVFGCDVCQDVCPWNQKRARVDGVASLRDLYPFLPDLLLLSDDSFRARYRHTALWRAKREGIARNAAIVLGNSRNPDAIPFLRRSLAHDPSPVVRAHAAWALGQIGTDPALDCLRSFCSRETAPEVLDEIKVALLGSDSDDGSGSQGRC from the coding sequence ATGAGCTGGAGAGTGGAAGGCGAGACCATTCGGTTGTTGGCGAAAGAAGTTGGGTTTCCTGTGTGTCGCATTGCGGAAGCTTCCCATGCACCGCATGCGGGCGCTTTTGAGGCATGGTTGGAGAGGGGTGCGCACGCAGGGATGTCCTACCTAGAACGCACACGCATACAACGCATTAATCCGCAGGAGGTGATGCAGGGAGCTCGTTCGGTCATCGTCTTGGGCTGGCCGTACAAGCTGGGTTTCGGAGGTTTGCCGACCTGGCGAGAGGAGCTTCGAGGGCGAATCGCGGCATACGCTTTAGGCCCCGACTACCATGCCGTGCTGCAGAGCAGGCTTCAGGCTTTGTGCGCAAAGATTCATTCCCGTTGGCCCGAGGCTGCGTGCTACGCGTCGGTGGACAGTGGCCCAGTCTTGGAGCGAGATTGGGGCTGGGCTTCGGGCCTAGGTTGGTTCGGCAAGAATACAAATATTCTCCACCGCGATTTCGGATCGGCTCTATTTCTTGCAGTGATTCTGACAGACTTAGAGATCGAACCAGATTTACCCTCTGTCGCGCGTTGCGGTCGTTGTATCCGATGCCTTCCTGCTTGTCCGACTGGTGCGTTGGATGAGCAGTACCATTTAGACTCACGGCTGTGCATCTCTTACTGGACGATTGAACATCGGGGACCAATTCCGCGGGTGATGCGTTCCAAACTCGGTGAGTGGGTCTTCGGTTGCGATGTATGCCAAGACGTTTGCCCGTGGAATCAAAAGCGAGCTCGTGTGGATGGAGTCGCTTCTCTTCGTGACCTATATCCGTTTCTCCCGGACTTGCTCTTGTTGAGTGACGACAGCTTTCGTGCCCGTTACCGTCACACAGCACTGTGGCGCGCCAAGCGCGAGGGTATCGCTCGTAACGCAGCGATCGTTTTAGGAAATTCGCGAAATCCGGACGCAATACCGTTTCTCCGCCGCAGCTTGGCTCATGACCCCAGTCCTGTGGTGCGCGCTCATGCGGCTTGGGCGCTCGGCCAAATCGGTACGGACCCTGCACTCGACTGTTTACGGTCGTTCTGCTCGAGGGAAACAGCCCCGGAGGTCCTTGACGAGATCAAAGTCGCCCTTCTGGGGTCGGATTCAGACGACGGGAGTGGCTCCCAAGGGCGATGTTGA
- a CDS encoding DUF3553 domain-containing protein: MASAKRLFLRLGDQVLHLKHEDWGLGVVVEEMTSSLEGGTCLVRIDFEDGQRRTFHNDLDHDLCCYYFGVRKCKGQGPAGARRLRQS; this comes from the coding sequence ATGGCATCGGCGAAACGTTTGTTCCTGCGCCTCGGAGATCAGGTTCTGCATCTCAAGCATGAAGACTGGGGACTAGGGGTCGTTGTCGAGGAAATGACTTCGAGCCTCGAAGGGGGCACTTGCCTCGTTCGCATTGATTTCGAAGACGGCCAACGCAGAACTTTTCACAACGACCTCGACCACGACCTCTGTTGCTACTACTTCGGGGTCCGAAAGTGTAAAGGTCAAGGACCTGCTGGTGCCCGCCGACTGCGCCAATCCTAA
- a CDS encoding GspH/FimT family protein, with protein MRSAHGFSLVELVTYIAIIGVLLLTALPRIELLPARTNQAVEQFLSDVRFARAKAIVTGSHVCVHRVASNRYQVRRLKLSGNSWVLDQVLRDVVLPPGVSWWMNTDTGSHLKFNTRGLQIAFTDLDNPYVLFTYFGDTRGSSHAISVWPSGQAYKEY; from the coding sequence ATGCGCTCAGCTCATGGCTTTTCGCTCGTCGAACTGGTGACGTACATCGCCATCATCGGCGTACTGCTGCTCACAGCGTTGCCTCGGATCGAACTCTTGCCGGCCCGCACAAACCAGGCCGTCGAACAATTCCTCAGCGACGTCAGGTTTGCGCGCGCCAAAGCCATTGTCACCGGTAGCCACGTCTGCGTCCATCGTGTCGCGAGCAACCGTTACCAGGTCCGACGCCTCAAACTAAGTGGGAATTCCTGGGTTCTGGATCAGGTGCTCCGCGATGTCGTTTTACCCCCGGGAGTAAGCTGGTGGATGAATACGGATACCGGGTCACATCTAAAGTTCAACACGCGGGGGCTGCAAATCGCCTTCACAGATCTGGACAACCCTTACGTCCTGTTCACGTACTTCGGCGATACAAGAGGTTCGTCCCATGCGATCTCGGTGTGGCCATCTGGTCAAGCATACAAGGAATACTGA